Proteins encoded within one genomic window of Citrobacter amalonaticus Y19:
- the tssE gene encoding type VI secretion system baseplate subunit TssE has translation MMSASIPVALLDRLADETLSPRESVYRELRRLFNSRAPKDAASLPALLAWGVPEWHGIHADDDRVLDWFCRQLRRTILHLEPRIKALTVSVKEARHTTLALHLEAQLRDDDALLALDLAYRNGRWW, from the coding sequence ATGATGAGCGCCTCCATACCGGTTGCACTACTCGACAGGCTGGCGGATGAGACTCTCTCACCTCGCGAGTCGGTCTACCGGGAACTGCGCAGGTTGTTCAACAGCCGTGCGCCGAAAGACGCCGCGTCACTCCCCGCGCTGCTCGCCTGGGGCGTGCCCGAATGGCACGGCATCCATGCGGATGATGATCGGGTGCTCGACTGGTTTTGTCGCCAGCTCAGACGCACGATTTTGCATCTTGAACCCCGTATTAAAGCGTTGACGGTGAGTGTCAAAGAGGCGCGCCACACCACGCTGGCACTTCATCTCGAAGCGCAACTGAGGGATGACGATGCGCTGCTGGCGCTGGACCTGGCATATCGAAATGGTCGTTGGTGGTAA
- a CDS encoding Hcp family type VI secretion system effector, translating into MDAIFLKLDDIKGESQADGFTDQIEIMSFSHNVAMQVTNDVSNTERTSGRAHVGEMSLTKFVDLATPVLNEYCCSGKMIKEAKLTLCRNDDGKMLPFIVYTLTNVIISHLSVSGGSGGKPVETMSLNFTKIKWEITAQKSEGTQQGTSSSVWDMTMNKKGS; encoded by the coding sequence ATGGATGCTATTTTTTTAAAACTGGACGATATCAAGGGTGAAAGTCAGGCTGATGGCTTTACCGATCAGATTGAGATCATGTCCTTCAGCCACAACGTGGCGATGCAGGTGACCAACGATGTCAGCAACACCGAGCGCACCTCCGGGCGCGCGCACGTAGGGGAGATGTCGCTGACCAAGTTTGTCGATCTCGCCACCCCGGTGCTCAACGAATACTGCTGTAGCGGCAAAATGATCAAAGAAGCAAAGCTGACGCTGTGCCGCAATGATGACGGCAAAATGCTGCCTTTTATCGTCTACACCCTGACCAATGTCATCATTTCTCACCTGAGCGTAAGCGGCGGGTCCGGCGGAAAACCGGTCGAAACGATGTCGCTGAATTTCACCAAAATCAAATGGGAAATTACCGCGCAGAAATCGGAGGGGACTCAGCAGGGAACCAGCTCTTCGGTCTGGGATATGACGATGAATAAGAAAGGGAGCTGA